One Stigmatopora nigra isolate UIUO_SnigA chromosome 1, RoL_Snig_1.1, whole genome shotgun sequence DNA segment encodes these proteins:
- the rbbp8l gene encoding uncharacterized protein rbbp8l isoform X2: MESFNELLLKLKEVHERELEAWQMKVQELSNKKCCDTKRMEELFTRNQQMKEQQRLLTENIKTLENRLRAGLCDRCTVTQEVAKRRQQEFEVSQMQTIQHMTLLVGETNTLKKENKKLRDDLDNLREALNNSALEANPNTSPKMSPSPGPVSLIAMATGRTASNQSEDGNVGVKQETNQKVDESHSEFKRLQPASKSNFGVSNFTSPPWKTENVSHGERSSGQQPMKTGLSRSHMIGPLDQPLPIPNQPLFLKTSSPLLHSNGSPTRHTLKPPVLFRPQPIKSSPVSFPWALPESSTWASMSTQGGPTQPKHSFPKSNLTRFPNLVPTNQHGGLSHHPDHGYGPPWQKHGVFPGSVKEPTLILRVNNVVEPRECLVKSPEKKYTPPPPQSNESDSGEGIKDPCDGPLDLSDRGKSKSSQTPKHEMSEGGESAKLRIDEELMRNFVTHSKEGSPPTSPSIPRPLLEVSQDSMQAKFKMAKEYVEQTKETNGKTEESNGKKVPALTISLRPVVLESMNSTLQNQDNLSTNGESLPPAVETGCTKEKMEEREEEEAEDQDEEGHEDDQVSEPENNHSYKRKNFFAEMELDQDSDTDDKFTAIAKKVKTTVKSLKKPSS, encoded by the exons ATGGAAAGCTTCAACGAGCTGCTTCTGAAACTCAAAGAAGTCCACGAGCGAGAGCTTGAAG CATGGCAGATGAAAGTGCAAGAATTATCCAACAAGAAGTGCTG tgATACCAAACGAATGGAGGAGTTGTTCACAAGAAACCAGCAAATGAAGGAGCAGCAGCGGCTGCTCACTGAAAACATCAAGACACTTGAAAACAG GTTGAGAGCAGGCCTCTGTGACAGATGTACAGTCACCCAGGAGGTGGCCAAAAGAAGACAACAGGAGTTTGAAGTCTCCCAGATGCAGACCATCCAACATATGACGCTTCTAG TTGGAGAGACAAATAccctgaaaaaagaaaacaagaaactCCGAGATGACTTGGATAATTTAAGAGAAGCGCTAAA CAACTCAGCTTTGGAGGCTAATCCAAACACTTCGCCAAAAATGTCACCTTCTCCTGGACCGGTGTCTCTTATTGCCATGGCAACCGGAAGAACCGCCTCCAACCAGTCTGAAGATGGAAATGTTGGAGTTAAGCAAGAGACAAACCAAAAAGTTGATG AATCGCATTCGGAATTTAAACGTTTGCAACCAGCGAGCAAGAGCAACTTT ggtgtATCAAATTTTACTTCACCACCCTGGAAGACGGAGAACGTTTCACATGGAGAGCGAAG TTCTGGACAACAGCCAATGAAGACTGGATTATCCAG ATCTCACATGATTGGACCTCTAGACCAACCACTCCCAATCCCCAATCAACCTCTTTTCCTGAAGACCTCTTCCCCCTTACTTCATTCCAATGGAAGTCCAACAAGACACACCCTGAAGCCTCCTGTCCTCTTCCGTCCTCAGCCAATCAAGAGCAGCCCTGTATCATTCCCTTGGGCTCTTCCAGAATCTTCTACATGGGCATCCATGTCCACCCAAGGAGGACCCACCCAACCCAAGCACTCTTTCCCCAAATCAAATCTAACCCGATTCCCGAATTTAGTCCCAACGAACCAACATGGCGGTCTTTCCCACCATCCCGATCATGGTTATGGACCTCCTTGGCAGAAACATGGCGTCTTCCCAGGATCCGTAAAAGAACCTACTCTAATACTACGAGTGAATAATGTAGTAGAGCCCAGGGAGTGTTTGGTTAAGTCGCCGGAGAAAAAGTAtacgccaccgccgccacaaAGCAACGAAAGTGATTCCGGGGAAGGAATCAAAGATCCCTGTGATGGTCCTCTTGATCTATCGGATAGAGGGAAGTCCAAATCTAGCCAAACACCAAAACATGAGATGTCAGAAGGAGGAGAGAGTGCCAAGCTAAGAATTGATGAGGAACTGATGAGGAATTTTgtcacacattccaaagaagGGTCGCCTCCTACTTCTCCGTCAATCCCAAGACCTTTACTTGAGGTTTCGCAAGACAGCATGCAAGCAAAATTTAAG ATGGCAAAAGAGTATGTGGAGCAGACAAAGGAGACCAATGGAAAGACAGAGGAAAGCAATGGAAAGAAGGTCCCGGCCCTCACTATCTCATTACGACCAG TCGTGCTGGAGTCTATGAATTCTACTCTACAAAATCAGGACAATTTATCAACAAATGGAGAG tCATTGCCACCTGCAGTCGAGACGGGATGCACAAAAGAAAAGATGGAGGaaagggaggaagaggaggctgAAGACCAGGATGAAGAAGGCCATGAGGATGATCAGGTCTCAGAACCGGAGAACAACCACAGCTACAAGAGGAAGAATTTTTTTGCCGAAATGGAATTGGACCAAGACTCGGACACAGATGATAAGT TCACGGCAATAGCCAAGAAAGTCAAGACCACTGTAAAATCACTAAAAAAACCATCCAGCTGA
- the rbbp8l gene encoding uncharacterized protein rbbp8l isoform X1, with translation MESFNELLLKLKEVHERELEAWQMKVQELSNKKCCDTKRMEELFTRNQQMKEQQRLLTENIKTLENRLRAGLCDRCTVTQEVAKRRQQEFEVSQMQTIQHMTLLVGETNTLKKENKKLRDDLDNLREALNNSALEANPNTSPKMSPSPGPVSLIAMATGRTASNQSEDGNVGVKQETNQKVDAESHSEFKRLQPASKSNFGVSNFTSPPWKTENVSHGERSSGQQPMKTGLSRSHMIGPLDQPLPIPNQPLFLKTSSPLLHSNGSPTRHTLKPPVLFRPQPIKSSPVSFPWALPESSTWASMSTQGGPTQPKHSFPKSNLTRFPNLVPTNQHGGLSHHPDHGYGPPWQKHGVFPGSVKEPTLILRVNNVVEPRECLVKSPEKKYTPPPPQSNESDSGEGIKDPCDGPLDLSDRGKSKSSQTPKHEMSEGGESAKLRIDEELMRNFVTHSKEGSPPTSPSIPRPLLEVSQDSMQAKFKMAKEYVEQTKETNGKTEESNGKKVPALTISLRPVVLESMNSTLQNQDNLSTNGESLPPAVETGCTKEKMEEREEEEAEDQDEEGHEDDQVSEPENNHSYKRKNFFAEMELDQDSDTDDKFTAIAKKVKTTVKSLKKPSS, from the exons ATGGAAAGCTTCAACGAGCTGCTTCTGAAACTCAAAGAAGTCCACGAGCGAGAGCTTGAAG CATGGCAGATGAAAGTGCAAGAATTATCCAACAAGAAGTGCTG tgATACCAAACGAATGGAGGAGTTGTTCACAAGAAACCAGCAAATGAAGGAGCAGCAGCGGCTGCTCACTGAAAACATCAAGACACTTGAAAACAG GTTGAGAGCAGGCCTCTGTGACAGATGTACAGTCACCCAGGAGGTGGCCAAAAGAAGACAACAGGAGTTTGAAGTCTCCCAGATGCAGACCATCCAACATATGACGCTTCTAG TTGGAGAGACAAATAccctgaaaaaagaaaacaagaaactCCGAGATGACTTGGATAATTTAAGAGAAGCGCTAAA CAACTCAGCTTTGGAGGCTAATCCAAACACTTCGCCAAAAATGTCACCTTCTCCTGGACCGGTGTCTCTTATTGCCATGGCAACCGGAAGAACCGCCTCCAACCAGTCTGAAGATGGAAATGTTGGAGTTAAGCAAGAGACAAACCAAAAAGTTGATG CAGAATCGCATTCGGAATTTAAACGTTTGCAACCAGCGAGCAAGAGCAACTTT ggtgtATCAAATTTTACTTCACCACCCTGGAAGACGGAGAACGTTTCACATGGAGAGCGAAG TTCTGGACAACAGCCAATGAAGACTGGATTATCCAG ATCTCACATGATTGGACCTCTAGACCAACCACTCCCAATCCCCAATCAACCTCTTTTCCTGAAGACCTCTTCCCCCTTACTTCATTCCAATGGAAGTCCAACAAGACACACCCTGAAGCCTCCTGTCCTCTTCCGTCCTCAGCCAATCAAGAGCAGCCCTGTATCATTCCCTTGGGCTCTTCCAGAATCTTCTACATGGGCATCCATGTCCACCCAAGGAGGACCCACCCAACCCAAGCACTCTTTCCCCAAATCAAATCTAACCCGATTCCCGAATTTAGTCCCAACGAACCAACATGGCGGTCTTTCCCACCATCCCGATCATGGTTATGGACCTCCTTGGCAGAAACATGGCGTCTTCCCAGGATCCGTAAAAGAACCTACTCTAATACTACGAGTGAATAATGTAGTAGAGCCCAGGGAGTGTTTGGTTAAGTCGCCGGAGAAAAAGTAtacgccaccgccgccacaaAGCAACGAAAGTGATTCCGGGGAAGGAATCAAAGATCCCTGTGATGGTCCTCTTGATCTATCGGATAGAGGGAAGTCCAAATCTAGCCAAACACCAAAACATGAGATGTCAGAAGGAGGAGAGAGTGCCAAGCTAAGAATTGATGAGGAACTGATGAGGAATTTTgtcacacattccaaagaagGGTCGCCTCCTACTTCTCCGTCAATCCCAAGACCTTTACTTGAGGTTTCGCAAGACAGCATGCAAGCAAAATTTAAG ATGGCAAAAGAGTATGTGGAGCAGACAAAGGAGACCAATGGAAAGACAGAGGAAAGCAATGGAAAGAAGGTCCCGGCCCTCACTATCTCATTACGACCAG TCGTGCTGGAGTCTATGAATTCTACTCTACAAAATCAGGACAATTTATCAACAAATGGAGAG tCATTGCCACCTGCAGTCGAGACGGGATGCACAAAAGAAAAGATGGAGGaaagggaggaagaggaggctgAAGACCAGGATGAAGAAGGCCATGAGGATGATCAGGTCTCAGAACCGGAGAACAACCACAGCTACAAGAGGAAGAATTTTTTTGCCGAAATGGAATTGGACCAAGACTCGGACACAGATGATAAGT TCACGGCAATAGCCAAGAAAGTCAAGACCACTGTAAAATCACTAAAAAAACCATCCAGCTGA